One genomic segment of Pseudomonas chlororaphis subsp. aurantiaca includes these proteins:
- the tauC gene encoding taurine ABC transporter permease TauC, with protein sequence MNSYDLPATTTKATTPHTAAPLRRSLSTRWISVLTLVVLLALWWAVTASGLIEPLFLPPPSAVLQKGWLLVTSGYMDSTLWQHLGASLGRIGLALGFAVLTAIPVGIAIGHNRIARGVLDPLIEFYRPIPPLAYLPLIVIWCGIGELSKVLLIYLAIFAPIAIATATGVRTVDPTRAQLIRHVILPSALPDILTGVRIGLGVGWSTLVAAELIAATSGLGFMVQSAAQFLVTDVVVLGILVIALIAFAMEMGLRALQRKLVPWHGQAH encoded by the coding sequence ATGAACAGCTACGACCTCCCGGCCACCACGACCAAAGCCACTACCCCGCACACCGCCGCGCCCCTGCGCCGCAGCCTGAGCACTCGCTGGATCAGCGTGCTGACCCTGGTGGTGCTGCTCGCCCTGTGGTGGGCGGTGACGGCCAGCGGCCTGATCGAGCCGCTGTTCCTGCCGCCACCTTCCGCCGTGCTGCAAAAGGGCTGGCTGCTGGTGACCAGCGGCTACATGGACTCCACCCTGTGGCAGCACCTGGGCGCGAGTCTCGGACGCATCGGCCTGGCCCTGGGCTTTGCCGTACTGACTGCGATCCCGGTGGGCATCGCCATCGGCCACAACCGTATCGCCCGTGGCGTGCTGGACCCGCTGATCGAGTTCTACCGGCCAATTCCACCCCTGGCCTACCTGCCGCTGATCGTCATCTGGTGCGGCATCGGCGAGCTGTCCAAGGTGCTGCTGATCTACCTGGCGATCTTCGCCCCGATCGCCATCGCCACCGCCACCGGCGTGCGCACCGTGGACCCGACCCGGGCCCAGCTGATTCGCCATGTGATCCTGCCCAGCGCCCTGCCGGACATCCTCACCGGCGTGCGCATCGGTCTCGGGGTGGGCTGGTCGACCCTGGTCGCCGCCGAACTGATCGCCGCCACCAGCGGCCTGGGGTTCATGGTGCAGTCCGCCGCGCAGTTCCTGGTCACCGATGTGGTAGTGCTGGGGATCCTGGTCATCGCCCTGATCGCCTTCGCCATGGAAATGGGCCTGCGCGCCCTGCAGCGCAAGCTGGTGCCCTGGCATGGCCAGGCCCATTAA
- a CDS encoding type II toxin-antitoxin system HicB family antitoxin: MKFPVVLHKDADSGYGVIVPDVPGCFSAGHTAAQAFENVKEALSLHYEGLVADGEPLPLVHEVDVHIDNPDYAGGVWGVIEFDITPYFGKAVRFNATLPEQLLERIDQTVKRDQRYRSRSGFLAAAALRELSA; encoded by the coding sequence ATGAAATTCCCGGTCGTGCTGCACAAGGATGCCGACTCCGGATATGGAGTGATCGTCCCCGATGTGCCGGGCTGTTTTTCCGCCGGTCATACCGCCGCGCAAGCCTTCGAGAATGTGAAAGAGGCCCTGTCGCTGCATTACGAAGGCCTGGTCGCCGATGGTGAGCCGCTGCCCCTGGTGCATGAGGTCGACGTGCATATCGACAATCCCGATTACGCCGGTGGCGTGTGGGGGGTGATCGAGTTCGACATCACGCCTTACTTCGGCAAGGCGGTGCGTTTCAATGCGACGTTGCCGGAGCAACTGTTGGAGCGCATCGACCAGACGGTGAAGCGCGACCAGCGCTACCGTTCGCGCTCGGGTTTTCTCGCGGCAGCGGCATTGCGCGAACTCTCCGCCTAG
- the mgrA gene encoding L-glyceraldehyde 3-phosphate reductase encodes MTYLAAENRYDSIPYRRVGRSGLVLPALSLGLWHNFGDSTPIDTQRSLLRTAFDLGINHFDLANNYGPPYGSAEINFGRLLREDFKPYRDELIISSKAGWDMWPGPYGQGGGSRKYVLASLDQSLQRLGLDYVDIFYSHRFDPDTPLEETASALATAVQQGKALYIGISSYSGVKTREIAALLKEWKVPLLIHQPAYNLLNRWVEKDLLDTTDELGAGVIAFTPLAQGLLTDKYLNGIPEDARVNRPGGGSLQAAHLSEANLAHVRALNEIAKRRGQSLAQLALAWTLRDPRVTSALIGASRPEQIVENVGALQGLSFSAEELAEIDRFAREGGINLWEKPSTAE; translated from the coding sequence ATGACTTACCTTGCTGCCGAAAACCGCTACGACTCCATTCCCTACCGCCGCGTCGGACGCAGCGGCCTGGTGCTGCCGGCGCTGTCCCTGGGCCTGTGGCACAACTTCGGCGACAGCACGCCGATCGATACCCAGCGTTCGTTGTTGCGCACCGCCTTTGACCTGGGCATCAACCACTTCGATCTGGCCAACAACTACGGCCCGCCTTATGGCAGCGCCGAGATCAACTTCGGCCGCCTGCTACGGGAAGACTTCAAGCCGTATCGCGACGAGTTGATCATCTCCAGCAAGGCTGGCTGGGACATGTGGCCCGGTCCCTATGGCCAGGGCGGCGGCTCGCGCAAGTACGTGCTGGCCAGCCTCGACCAGAGCCTGCAGCGCCTGGGCCTCGACTATGTGGATATCTTCTATTCCCACCGCTTCGACCCGGACACCCCGCTGGAAGAAACCGCCAGCGCCCTGGCCACCGCGGTGCAGCAGGGCAAGGCGCTGTACATCGGCATCTCGTCCTATTCGGGGGTGAAAACCCGCGAGATCGCGGCCTTGCTCAAGGAGTGGAAAGTGCCGCTGCTGATCCACCAGCCAGCCTATAACCTGCTCAACCGCTGGGTGGAAAAAGACCTGTTGGACACTACCGACGAACTCGGCGCCGGGGTGATCGCCTTCACGCCATTGGCCCAGGGCCTGCTGACCGACAAGTACCTCAATGGCATTCCAGAAGACGCGCGAGTCAATCGCCCGGGCGGTGGTTCGCTGCAAGCCGCGCACCTGTCCGAAGCCAACCTCGCCCATGTGCGCGCCCTCAACGAAATCGCCAAGCGTCGCGGCCAGAGCCTGGCGCAACTGGCCCTGGCCTGGACCTTGCGCGACCCCCGGGTGACCTCGGCCCTGATCGGCGCCAGCCGTCCGGAGCAGATCGTCGAGAACGTCGGCGCATTGCAGGGCCTGAGTTTCAGCGCGGAAGAACTGGCGGAGATCGATCGTTTCGCCCGGGAAGGCGGGATCAATCTGTGGGAGAAACCTTCAACCGCCGAATAA
- the tauD gene encoding taurine dioxygenase, protein MSLTITPLSSALGAQISGVDISQPLASEQRDAIEQALLLHQVLFFRDQPIDPQQQARFAANFGDLHIHPIYPNVPEQPEVLILDTAETDVRDNAIWHTDVTFLPTPALGAVLSAKLLPAYGGDTLWASGIAAYEALSEPLKKLLQGLTATHEFIKSFPLERFGNTPEDLARWEEAKRKNPPLSHPVIRTHPVSGRMSLFVNEGFTTRINELSDSESEVILKLLFAHATRPEFTIRWRWQTHDVAFWDNRVTQHYAVDDYRPQRRVMHRATILGDVPFFR, encoded by the coding sequence ATGAGCCTGACCATCACCCCTTTAAGCTCCGCCCTGGGCGCCCAGATCAGTGGCGTCGACATCAGCCAGCCATTGGCCAGCGAACAGCGCGATGCCATCGAGCAGGCGCTGCTGCTGCATCAGGTGCTGTTCTTCCGCGACCAGCCGATCGACCCGCAGCAGCAGGCGCGCTTCGCGGCGAACTTTGGCGACCTGCATATCCATCCGATCTACCCCAACGTGCCGGAACAGCCGGAAGTGCTGATCCTCGACACCGCGGAAACCGACGTGCGCGACAACGCTATCTGGCACACCGACGTGACCTTCCTGCCGACCCCGGCCCTGGGTGCCGTGCTCAGTGCCAAGCTGCTACCGGCATACGGTGGCGACACCCTGTGGGCCAGCGGCATCGCGGCCTATGAGGCGCTCTCGGAGCCGCTGAAGAAGCTGCTGCAGGGCCTGACCGCGACTCACGAGTTCATCAAGTCATTCCCCCTGGAGCGCTTCGGCAATACCCCGGAGGACCTGGCACGCTGGGAAGAAGCCAAGCGGAAAAACCCGCCGCTGTCGCACCCGGTGATCCGCACCCACCCGGTCAGCGGGCGCATGTCGCTGTTCGTCAACGAAGGCTTCACGACCAGGATCAATGAGCTGTCGGACAGCGAAAGCGAGGTCATCCTGAAACTGCTGTTCGCCCACGCCACCCGCCCGGAATTCACCATCCGCTGGCGCTGGCAGACCCACGACGTGGCCTTCTGGGACAACCGCGTGACTCAGCACTACGCCGTCGACGACTACCGCCCGCAACGCCGCGTGATGCACCGCGCGACGATTCTCGGGGATGTGCCGTTTTTTCGTTGA
- a CDS encoding DoxX family protein — protein sequence MRPTTDSPVPCNTPLIPALAPLYRIGEPLAYALLRACYGVIMITHGLPKLLGQAHGSMADPMAASINLIQNVLHLPAPTLIALFVALLESVGGLLLALGLGTRLLAAMMGVQMLTIAGLLGPTWPWIDRGMEYPVLLAFLSFYILFRGAGRHSLDHTLGREL from the coding sequence ATGCGCCCGACCACCGACTCGCCCGTCCCATGCAATACCCCGCTGATCCCGGCCCTCGCCCCGCTGTACCGCATTGGCGAGCCCCTGGCCTATGCGCTGCTGCGGGCCTGTTATGGCGTGATCATGATCACCCACGGCCTGCCGAAATTGCTGGGCCAGGCCCACGGCTCGATGGCCGACCCGATGGCGGCCTCGATCAACCTGATCCAGAACGTCCTGCATTTGCCGGCGCCGACGTTGATCGCGCTGTTCGTGGCGCTCCTGGAAAGCGTCGGTGGGTTGCTCCTGGCCCTCGGCCTGGGGACACGCCTGCTCGCTGCCATGATGGGCGTGCAGATGCTGACCATCGCCGGCCTGCTAGGCCCCACCTGGCCATGGATCGACCGGGGCATGGAGTACCCGGTGCTGCTGGCGTTTTTGTCGTTCTACATCCTGTTTCGCGGAGCAGGACGCCACTCCCTGGACCACACTCTAGGTCGGGAGCTTTGA
- a CDS encoding SDR family oxidoreductase has product MTTQTSKVAIVTGASRGIGAVIARQLASEGFAVAINYASSATEASALVVELRQAGHRAIAVKADVANADDVRRLFDETETQLGKVDVLINNAGILKVLPLAQHSDELFEQTFAINTRGTFNTLREAASRLNAGGRIVNFSSSTVGLNLPGYAVYIASKAAVESLTQVFAKELRGRNITVNAVAPGPVATELFLHGKNEEQIQNFAKMPPLERLGQPEDIANVIAFLIGPAAAWVNGQILRANGGLA; this is encoded by the coding sequence ATGACTACCCAGACTTCGAAAGTTGCCATCGTGACCGGCGCCTCCCGCGGCATCGGCGCGGTTATCGCCAGACAACTGGCCAGCGAAGGTTTTGCCGTCGCCATCAACTACGCCAGCAGCGCCACCGAAGCCTCGGCCCTGGTGGTGGAACTGCGCCAGGCCGGCCACCGGGCCATAGCGGTCAAGGCCGACGTGGCCAATGCCGATGACGTGCGCCGCTTGTTCGACGAGACCGAAACCCAACTGGGCAAGGTCGACGTGCTGATCAACAACGCCGGCATCCTCAAGGTCCTGCCGCTGGCGCAGCACAGCGACGAGCTGTTCGAGCAGACCTTCGCCATCAATACCCGCGGCACCTTCAATACCCTGCGCGAGGCCGCCAGCCGCCTGAACGCCGGCGGGCGCATCGTCAACTTCTCCAGCAGCACCGTCGGCCTCAACCTGCCGGGTTACGCGGTGTACATCGCCAGCAAGGCGGCGGTGGAGTCCCTGACCCAGGTGTTCGCCAAGGAACTGCGCGGTCGCAACATCACCGTCAACGCTGTCGCCCCCGGCCCGGTGGCCACCGAACTGTTCCTGCACGGCAAGAACGAAGAACAGATCCAGAACTTCGCCAAGATGCCGCCCCTGGAGCGCCTCGGCCAGCCGGAAGACATCGCCAACGTCATCGCCTTCCTGATCGGCCCGGCAGCCGCCTGGGTCAACGGGCAGATCCTGCGCGCCAACGGCGGCCTCGCCTGA
- the tauB gene encoding taurine ABC transporter ATP-binding subunit: MALLQLERISAQYPGAAEPVLADISLTLGPQQLLVALGPSGSGKTSLLNLIAGFVEPSAGRITLDGVPVAGPSAERGVVFQDDALLPWQDVLANVGFGLELAGIARDPREARAREMLALVDLAGFDKRRIWQLSGGQRQRVGLARALAADPRVLLMDEPFGALDAFTREQMQELLLQVWQRTAKPVFLITHDIEEAVFLATDLILLAPNPGQIVERLSLDFGRRYAAGESARAIKSDPRFIETREHVLARVFSQRSAVLRQERA, encoded by the coding sequence ATGGCTTTGCTACAACTGGAGCGCATCAGCGCACAGTACCCCGGCGCCGCCGAACCGGTGCTGGCGGACATTTCCCTGACACTCGGGCCCCAGCAACTGCTGGTCGCCCTCGGCCCTTCCGGCAGTGGCAAGACTTCGCTGTTGAACCTGATTGCCGGTTTCGTCGAACCCAGCGCCGGGCGCATCACCCTGGATGGCGTGCCGGTCGCCGGCCCGAGCGCCGAACGCGGCGTGGTGTTCCAGGACGATGCCCTGCTGCCCTGGCAGGACGTACTGGCCAACGTCGGCTTCGGCCTCGAACTGGCCGGCATCGCCCGCGACCCGCGCGAAGCCCGCGCCCGGGAAATGCTCGCGCTGGTGGACCTGGCCGGCTTCGACAAGCGGCGCATCTGGCAGCTCTCCGGCGGGCAACGCCAGCGCGTGGGCCTGGCTCGTGCCCTGGCCGCCGACCCGCGGGTGCTGCTGATGGACGAACCCTTCGGCGCCCTCGATGCCTTCACCCGCGAGCAGATGCAGGAGCTGTTGCTGCAAGTCTGGCAACGCACCGCCAAGCCGGTGTTCCTGATTACCCACGACATCGAGGAAGCGGTGTTCCTCGCCACCGACCTGATCCTACTGGCACCCAACCCGGGGCAAATCGTCGAGCGCTTGAGCCTGGATTTCGGCCGGCGTTATGCGGCCGGCGAATCGGCCCGGGCCATCAAGTCTGACCCACGTTTTATCGAAACCCGCGAACACGTGCTGGCCCGGGTGTTCTCCCAACGCAGTGCCGTCTTGCGGCAGGAGCGCGCATGA
- a CDS encoding LysR family transcriptional regulator, with amino-acid sequence MDQVKAMKVFVRIYERSSFTLAADDLNLPRATLTHTLNQFEAWLGTRLLERSTRRVRPTLDGEAYYLRCVQLLAELEEAELAFRTVAPKGRLRVDLHGTLAKYFVIPALPEFMARYPEIELSISEADRFVDLIAEGVDCVLRAGTLGDSSLIGRRVASLQQITCASPAYLRKYGEPKSLDELSWHRAVNYVSRTTAKLFPFEFMVDGELREVAIEGALSVFGAEIYAASAVAGLGIIQCPRYRMAQQISQGLVQAILTDTPPPPMPVSVLYPHNRQMSPRVRVFVDWLAEVFARAV; translated from the coding sequence GTGGATCAAGTCAAAGCGATGAAAGTGTTCGTGCGGATCTACGAGCGCAGCAGCTTCACCCTGGCCGCCGACGACCTGAACCTGCCGCGCGCGACCCTGACCCATACTCTCAACCAGTTCGAAGCCTGGCTCGGTACCCGCCTGCTGGAGCGCAGCACCCGCCGTGTGCGCCCGACCCTCGACGGCGAGGCCTATTACCTGCGCTGCGTACAGTTGCTGGCGGAGTTGGAGGAGGCCGAACTGGCGTTTCGCACGGTGGCGCCGAAAGGGCGCTTGCGGGTCGACCTGCATGGCACCCTGGCCAAGTACTTCGTGATTCCGGCCTTGCCCGAATTCATGGCGCGCTATCCGGAGATCGAGCTGTCCATCAGCGAGGCCGATCGTTTTGTCGACCTGATCGCCGAAGGCGTGGACTGCGTGCTGCGCGCCGGCACCCTGGGCGACTCGTCGCTGATCGGCCGGCGCGTGGCCAGCCTGCAGCAGATCACCTGTGCCAGCCCGGCGTACCTGCGCAAATACGGCGAGCCGAAGAGCCTCGACGAGCTGTCGTGGCACCGTGCGGTGAACTACGTCTCGCGGACCACGGCCAAGCTGTTCCCCTTCGAGTTCATGGTCGATGGCGAACTGCGGGAAGTCGCCATCGAGGGCGCGCTGTCGGTGTTCGGCGCCGAGATCTACGCCGCCTCGGCCGTGGCCGGGCTGGGCATCATCCAGTGCCCGCGCTACCGCATGGCGCAGCAGATTTCCCAGGGGCTGGTGCAGGCAATCCTCACCGATACGCCGCCACCGCCCATGCCGGTCTCCGTGCTGTACCCGCACAACCGCCAGATGTCGCCACGGGTGCGGGTGTTCGTCGACTGGCTGGCGGAGGTTTTCGCCAGGGCGGTCTGA
- the betT gene encoding choline transporter BetT: MNPPVFYFAASFILAFGLVVIALPEQAGAWLLAAQNWAANTVGWYYMLAMTLYLIFVVVTALSGYGKIKLGADHDEPEFSYLSWAGMLFAAGISITLFFFCVSEPLTHMLQPPQGEAGTADAARQAMQILFLHWGLHGWGVFAFVGMALAYFAYRHNLPLALRSALYPLIGKRINGPIGYAVDGFGIIATVFGLGADMGFGVLHLNSGLDYLFGIAHTQWVQVGLITLMMGAAIIVAVSGVDKGVRVMSDINMLLACALLLFVLFAGPTQHLLNTLIQNLGDYLGALPMKSFDLYAYDEPSDWLGGWTVFYWAWWIAWSPFVGLFIARISRGRTIREFVFGVLLIPLGFTLAWMSIFGNSAIDQVLNHGMSALGMSAIENPSMTLYLLLETYPWSKTVIAVTVFISFVFFVTSADSGTVVLSTLSAKGGNADEDGPKWLRVFWGAMTALVTSALLFAGSIDSLKSAVVLTSLPFSMILLLMMWGLHKAFYLESQKQIAQLHSLAPVSSTSRRGKGGWRQRLSQAVHFPSRDEVYRFLDQTVRPAIEEVTAVFVEKGLNVITQPDPANDNVSLEIGHGDQHPFVYQVQMRGYFTPSFARGGMGPKEMRNRRYYRAEVHLAEGSQDYDLMGYSKEQIINDILDQYERHMQFLHLVR, translated from the coding sequence ATGAATCCGCCGGTGTTCTACTTCGCCGCGAGCTTTATCCTGGCCTTCGGCCTGGTGGTCATTGCCCTGCCGGAACAAGCCGGCGCCTGGTTGCTGGCCGCGCAAAACTGGGCGGCCAATACGGTCGGCTGGTACTACATGCTGGCCATGACCCTGTACCTGATCTTCGTGGTGGTCACCGCCTTGTCCGGCTACGGCAAGATCAAGCTCGGTGCCGACCACGACGAACCCGAATTCAGTTACCTGTCCTGGGCCGGCATGCTGTTCGCCGCGGGGATCAGCATCACGCTGTTTTTCTTCTGCGTCTCGGAACCTTTGACCCATATGCTGCAACCGCCCCAGGGAGAGGCCGGGACCGCGGACGCGGCGCGCCAGGCGATGCAGATTCTCTTCCTGCACTGGGGCCTGCACGGCTGGGGCGTGTTCGCCTTCGTCGGCATGGCCCTGGCGTATTTCGCCTACCGGCATAACCTGCCGCTGGCCCTGCGTTCGGCGCTGTACCCGCTGATCGGCAAGCGCATCAACGGCCCCATCGGCTACGCGGTGGATGGCTTCGGCATCATCGCCACGGTGTTCGGCCTCGGCGCCGACATGGGCTTTGGCGTGCTGCACCTCAACTCCGGCCTGGACTACCTGTTCGGCATCGCCCACACCCAGTGGGTCCAGGTGGGCCTGATCACTTTGATGATGGGCGCGGCGATCATTGTCGCGGTGTCCGGTGTCGACAAGGGCGTGCGGGTGATGTCCGACATCAACATGCTGCTGGCCTGCGCGCTGCTGCTGTTCGTGTTGTTCGCCGGCCCCACCCAGCACCTGCTCAACACCCTGATCCAGAACCTCGGCGATTACCTCGGCGCCTTGCCGATGAAGAGTTTCGACCTCTACGCCTATGACGAGCCGAGCGACTGGCTGGGCGGCTGGACGGTCTTCTACTGGGCCTGGTGGATCGCATGGTCGCCGTTCGTGGGCCTGTTCATCGCGCGGATTTCCCGTGGCCGGACCATCCGCGAATTCGTGTTCGGCGTACTGCTGATTCCCCTGGGCTTCACCCTGGCCTGGATGTCGATCTTCGGTAACAGTGCCATCGACCAGGTGCTCAACCACGGCATGAGCGCGCTGGGCATGTCGGCCATCGAGAACCCCTCGATGACTCTCTACCTGCTGCTGGAAACCTACCCCTGGAGCAAGACCGTCATCGCCGTGACGGTGTTCATCAGCTTCGTGTTCTTCGTCACTTCGGCCGACTCCGGCACCGTGGTGCTCTCGACCCTGTCGGCCAAGGGCGGCAATGCCGACGAAGACGGGCCGAAATGGCTGCGGGTGTTCTGGGGCGCGATGACCGCGCTGGTCACCAGCGCGCTGCTGTTCGCCGGCAGCATCGACTCGCTGAAGTCGGCGGTGGTGCTGACCTCGCTGCCGTTCTCGATGATCCTGCTGCTGATGATGTGGGGGCTGCATAAGGCCTTCTACCTCGAATCGCAGAAGCAGATCGCCCAGTTACATTCGCTGGCACCGGTGTCGTCGACCTCGCGTCGCGGCAAGGGCGGCTGGCGCCAGCGCCTGAGCCAGGCGGTGCATTTCCCATCACGCGACGAGGTGTATCGCTTCCTCGACCAGACGGTGCGCCCGGCCATTGAAGAAGTGACCGCGGTGTTCGTCGAGAAAGGCCTGAACGTGATCACCCAGCCGGACCCGGCCAACGACAACGTCAGCCTGGAAATCGGCCATGGCGACCAGCATCCGTTTGTCTATCAGGTACAGATGCGCGGCTACTTCACGCCGTCCTTCGCCCGTGGCGGCATGGGGCCCAAGGAGATGCGCAACCGGCGTTACTACCGGGCCGAGGTGCACCTGGCCGAGGGTAGCCAGGACTACGACCTGATGGGCTACAGCAAGGAGCAGATCATCAACGACATCCTCGACCAGTACGAACGGCATATGCAGTTCCTGCACCTGGTGCGTTGA